In Lates calcarifer isolate ASB-BC8 linkage group LG15, TLL_Latcal_v3, whole genome shotgun sequence, one genomic interval encodes:
- the mtx1a gene encoding metaxin-1a encodes MAAPDELFCWEGDWGLPSVSTDCLVVLAYAQFAGAPLKLRKISNPWRSPGGSLPALRTNQKDTLSRPSDIIIHLRKQKYNADYDLSAKEGADSLAFISLMEEKLAPALIYTFWIEPKNYVDVTRRWYAEHMPFPLNFFLPGRMQRQQLEKLRLLRGDESLEAGEELEKELYRDAAECMNLLSQRLGSHKFFFGDSPSSLDAYVFGQLAPILKSKLPNGKLQQHLKSLDNLTNFCTNILLLYFPRDGRESSSQKTSSQPEGGDFDHVPNKRRKQFLSALVALGAMLSYALLTGMVSIQHVQQEALEEPPDLQPIGSHDHEEEGDG; translated from the exons gccTACGCTCAGTTCGCAGGAGCTCCTCTCAAACTCAGGAAGATATCCAACCCCTGGAGGAGTCCCGGCG gttCTCTTCCTGCTCTGAGGACCAATCAGAAAGACACTCTGTCCAGACCCTCTGACATCATCATCCACCTCAGGAAACAG AAGTACAACGCAGACTATGACCTGTCAGCGAAGGAAGGAGCCGACAGCCTGGCCTTCATCTCTCTGATGGAGGAGAAGCTCGCTCCTGCTCTG ATCTACACGTTCTGGATCGAACCAAAGAACTACGTGGACGTGACTCGCCGCTGGTACGCCGAGCACATGCCGTTCCCTCTGAACTTCTTCCTGCCTGGACGGATGCAACGCCAGCAGCTGGAAAAACTGCGGCTGCTCCGAGGGGACGAGAGCCTGGAGGCcggagaggagctggagaaggag ttgTACCGTGATGCTGCAGAGTGTATGAACCTGCTGTCCCAGCGACTCGGCTCACACAAGTTCTTCTTCGGAGACTC GCCTTCGTCTCTGGACGCCTACGTGTTCGGTCAGTTGGCACCAATCCTGAAGTCCAAACTGCCCAACGGGAAACTGCAGCAACATCTGAAATCCCTCGACAACCTGACCAACTTCTGCACCAACATCCTGCTGCTCTACTTCCCCAGAGACGGCCGAG AGAGTTCCAGTCAGAAGACGTCCTCTCAGCCCGAAGGCGGAGACTTTGACCACGTCCCCAACAAGCGGAGGAAGCAGTTCCTGTCGGCTCTGGTGGCTCTGGGCGCCATGCTGAGCTACGCCCTCCTGACTGGCATGGTGTCCATCCAGCATGTCCAGCAGGAGGCACTGGAGGAGCCACCGGACCTGCAGCCCATCGGCTCCCACGACcatgaggaggaaggagacgGCTGA